One part of the Phoenix dactylifera cultivar Barhee BC4 chromosome 4, palm_55x_up_171113_PBpolish2nd_filt_p, whole genome shotgun sequence genome encodes these proteins:
- the LOC103711161 gene encoding uncharacterized protein LOC103711161 isoform X4 has product MPVAVPPTDSSSNLYPVNYSHPKGPAISPTSITSPANHENRHGMPVAATPTESSSHLSPVNYSHPKGPTISPTSITSPANRGNRYDRPVAAPSTESSSHLSPVNHSLPKVSTISPTSITSPGTPQNGHGMPVAAPPKEFSRHLSPVNYSHPKRPAVSPAPTTPPANYGRYGMPVPVPPKDISSPLSPQNYSHKNGSFPVISPAPHEAGRPSYSIDSPFASHPQPPVQRIFHSTAPAPVVSFRQLTTRQRTGSPASAPSPQSRNPASSNPPAVLPKHNREHHAPLPYIQGPVQSPVLSPLASTSGKPRAPQLQPFHSLPPPPPRHSSPKNHAHPKKPAVSPAPATPPANYGRYGMPVPAPPKDISSPLIPKNYSHTKGSFPVISPAPHEAGRPSYSVHSPFASHPQPPIQRIFRSPAPAPVVSFRQPIGRQRTGSPSSAPPQSRNPASSNPPAVLPKHNREHHAPLPYIQGPVQSPVLSPSTSASGKPRAPQLQPFHSLPPPPPRHSSPIKHAHPKISPAPATPPANYGRYSMPVPAPPKDISSPLSPKNYSHTKGSFPVISPAPHESGRPSYPVHSPFASHPQPPVQRIFHSPAPAPVVSFHQPTARQRTGSPASAPSPQSRNPAPSHSPTVLPKHSREHHAPPPYLQGPSVSQVPFHSAGPIQSPVLSPSASASGKPRASQLQPFHSLPPPPPNQDCTTPLSCPEPFTSSPPGSSCACVMPIRVGLRLSIALFTFFPLVSELAQEIASGVFMKQSQVRIMGANATTEEYDKTIVLIDLVPLGGKFDSTTAFSVYEKFWDKQVFINPSFFGDYDVLYVIYPGLPPSPPMAPGSDNGAYGNDNNRTIHPLAADVRKQKQKQNGTVIAIIVLSAVIALVLCAGAAWVFLLKHRELSHLPIITPQMSLPPFSKASVAGGVPTRPGSRPGSASASFNSSIATCAGSAKTFSLAEMERATSKFNDSRIIGEGGFGRVYEGTLEDTRRVAIKVLKRDDQQGSREFLAEVEMLSRLHHRNLVKLIGICTEEHIRCLVYELVPNGSVESHLYGADKQSAPLDWNARLKIALGAARGLAYLHEDSSPRVIHRDFKASNILLEDDLTPKVSDFGLARTALDEGNGHISTRVMGTFGYVAPEYAMTGHLLVKSDVYSYGVVLLELLTGRKPVDMLRPPGQENLVTWARPLLTSKDGLETIVDPSLGTIPFDRVAKVAAIASMCVQPEVDQRPFMGEVVQALKLVCNEGNEYRGSGSFSQEEISTQDTEERISTVLDLELERVISASDIFSTSARFTRDVSGSFRRYSRSGPLRTSRSWQSWHRARGLSSGSASERRKVGTGLENGD; this is encoded by the exons ATGCCGGTTGCTGTACCTCCAACAGATTCATCCAGCAATTTATACCCTGTAAACTATTCACATCCAAAAg GGCCTGCCATTTCTCCGACTTCAATCACTTCTCCGGCCAACCATGAGAACAGGCATGGCATGCCAGTTGCTGCAACTCCAACAGAATCATCCAGCCATTTATCTCCCGTAAATTATTCACATCCAAAAG GGCCTACTATTTCTCCAACATCAATCACTTCTCCAGCCAACCGTGGGAATAGGTATGACAGGCCAGTTGCTGCACCGTCAACAGAATCATCCAGCCATTTGTCCCCTGTAAATCATTCACTCCCcaaag TGTCTACTATTTCTCCTACATCAATTACTTCTCCTGGAACCCCTCAGAATGGGCATGGCATGCCGGTTGCTGCACCTCCAAAGGAATTTTCTAGACATTTGTCCCCTGTAAACTATTCACAtccaaaaa GGCCTGCTGTTTCTCCAGCACCCACCACACCTCCTGCTAACTATGGGAGATATGGCATGCCAGTTCCTGTACCGCCAAAAGATATATCCAGCCCTTTATCCCCCCAAAATTATTCGCACAAAAATG GCTCTTTTCCTGTTATAAGCCCTGCTCCACATGAGGCTGGTAGACCCTCATATTCAATAGATTCTCCTTTCGCTTCACATCCCCAACCTCCAGTGCAAAGAATATTTCACAGCACTGCACCAGCACCTGTAGTTTCATTTCGCCAGCTGACAACTAGGCAAAGAACCGGAAGCCCTGCATCTGCTCCTTCTCCACAATCCCGTAATCCAG CTTCTTCAAATCCTCCAGCAGTACTCCCAAAGCATAATAGAGAGCATCATGCTCCACTACCCTATATCCAAG GGCCTGTCCAATCTCCTGTACTTTCTCCTTTGGCATCTACCTCAGGAAAGCCACGGGCACCACAACTTCAACCTTTCCATTCATTACCACCTCCACCGCCTAGACATTCATCCCCTAAAAACCATGCACATCCAAAAA AGCCTGCTGTTTCTCCAGCACCCGCGACACCTCCTGCCAACTATGGGAGATATGGCATGCCAGTTCCTGCACCACCAAAAGATATATCCAGTCCTTTAATCCCCAAAAATTATTCGCACACAAAAG GCTCTTTTCCTGTTATAAGCCCTGCTCCACATGAGGCTGGTAGACCCTCATATTCAGTACATTCTCCTTTCGCTTCACATCCCCAACCTCCAATACAAAGAATATTTCGCAGCCCTGCACCAGCACCTGTAGTTTCATTTCGCCAGCCGATAGGTAGGCAAAGAACCGGAAGCCCTTCATCTGCTCCTCCACAATCCCGTAATCCAG CTTCTTCAAATCCTCCAGCAGTACTCCCAAAGCATAATCGAGAGCATCATGCTCCACTACCCTATATTCAAG GGCCTGTTCAATCTCCTGTACTTTCTCCTTCGACATCTGCCTCAGGAAAGCCACGAGCACCACAGCTTCAACCTTTCCATTCATTACCACCTCCACCGCCTAGACATTCATCCCCTATAAAGCATGCACATCCAAAAA TTTCTCCAGCACCCGCCACACCTCCTGCCAACTATGGGAGATATAGCATGCCAGTTCCTGCACCACCAAAAGATATATCCAGTCCTTTATCCCCCAAAAATTATTCGCACACAAAAG GCTCTTTTCCTGTTATAAGCCCTGCTCCACATGAGTCTGGTAGACCCTCATATCCAGTACATTCTCCTTTCGCTTCACATCCCCAACCTCCAGTACAAAGAATATTTCACAGCCCTGCACCAGCACCTGTAGTTTCATTTCACCAGCCAACGGCTAGGCAAAGAACTGGAAGCCCTGCATCTGCTCCTTCTCCACAATCCCGTAATCCAG CTCCTTCACATTCTCCAACAGTACTCCCAAAGCATAGTCGAGAGCATCATGCTCCACCACCTTATCTTCAAG gcCCTTCAGTTTCCCAAGTTCCTTTTCATTCAGCAG GGCCTATTCAATCTCCTGTACTTTCTCCTTCTGCGTCTGCCTCTGGAAAGCCAAGGGCATCACAACTTCAACCTTTCCATTCATTACCACCTCCACCACCTAATCAAG ACTGTACAACCCCGTTATCTTGCCCAGAGCCTTTTACAAGTAGCCCTCCAGGATCATCATGTGCTTGTGTGATGCCGATAAGAGTTGGACTTCGTCTAAGCATTGCACTATTCACATTCTTCCCTTTAGTCTCTGAGCTTGCCCAAGAAATTGCATCTGGGGTTTTCATGAAACAAAGTCAGGTCCGCATCATGGGAGCAAATGCTACGACTGAGGAATATGACAAAACTATTGTGCTCATTGACCTGGTGCCTCTCGGAGGCAAATTCGATAGCACTACAGCATTTTCAGTCTATGAGAAGTTCTGGGACAAGCAGGTTTTCATAAACCCCTCATTTTTTGGGGATTATGATGTATTATATGTTATCTATCCAG GGCTTCCTCCATCACCACCTATGGCACCTGGAAGTGATAATGGGGCTTATGGTAATGACAATAATAGGACGATACATCCTCTTGCAGCTGATGTCAGAAAGCAAAAGCAAAAACAAAATGGCACTGTGATAGCTATCATAGTTCTTTCAGCTGTTATAGCATTGGTATTATGTGCTGGAGCGGCATGGGTTTTCTTGTTGAAACATAGAGAACTTTCTCATTTGCCAATAATAACCCCACAGATGTCACTACCTCCATTTTCAAAGGCATCAG TTGCAGGGGGTGTACCTACAAGACCTGGAAGTAGGCCCGGTTCTGCCTCAGCATCCTTCAACTCTAGCATTGCAACATGTGCAGGATCAGCAAAAACATTCAGCCTAGCTGAGATGGAAAGAGCTACAAGCAAATTTAATGATTCAAGAATTATTGGTGAAGGTGGTTTCGGACGCGTGTATGAAGGTACTCTTGAAGATACAAGAAGAGTGGCCATCAAGGTGCTCAAGAGAGATGATCAGCAGGGTAGCCGAGAATTCTTGGCCGAGGTTGAGATGCTGAGCCGCTTGCATCACAGAAACTTGGTAAAGTTGATTGGTATATGCACAGAGGAGCATATCCGCTGTCTGGTCTATGAACTTGTTCCAAATGGTAGCGTGGAATCTCATCTTTATG GAGCAGACAAGCAAAGTGCTCCACTTGATTGGAATGCCAGGCTGAAGATTGCGCTTGGTGCTGCTCGAGGTCTAGCATATCTGCATGAAGATTCAAGCCCTCGTGTCATACATCGTGATTTCAAAGCCAGCAACATCTTGTTGGAAGACGACCTCACTCCCAAAGTGTCTGATTTTGGCCTGGCCAGAACAGCTCTAGATGAGGGAAATGGGCACATTTCAACACGCGTCATGGGAACTTTCGG ttatgtAGCTCCAGAATATGCAATGACGGGGCATCTCCTTGTCAAGAGCGATGTTTACAGCTATGGTGTTGTCCTCCTCGAGCTCCTAACAGGAAGGAAGCCAGTGGACATGCTGCGACCTCCAGGGCAAGAAAATTTAGTGACATGGGCTCGTCCACTTCTTACTAGTAAGGATGGATTGGAGACTATCGTAGATCCATCTCTTGGCACCATTCCATTTGATAGAGTCGCAAAGGTAGCAGCCATTGCTTCAATGTGCGTTCAGCCTGAAGTAGATCAGCGTCCATTTATGGGCGAGGTAGTTCAAGCCTTAAAATTGGTCTGCAATGAGGGCAATGAATATAGAGGATCAGGAAGCTTCAGCCAGGAGGAGATATCTACACAGGATACAGAAGAAAGGATCAGTACAGTGTTGGATCTGGAGCTGGAGAGGGTGATATCAGCATCCGATATATTCAGTACTTCAGCGAGGTTTACAAGGGATGTTTCTGGATCTTTCCGGAGGTATTCAAGGTCGGGCCCTCTTAGAACAAGTAGAAGCTGGCAATCTTGGCATAGAGCGAGAGGCTTGTCATCAGGAAGTGCAAGCGAGCGTAGGAAAGTTGGCACAGGTTTGGAGAATGGTGATTAG
- the LOC103711161 gene encoding receptor-like serine/threonine-protein kinase ALE2 isoform X7 — MPVAVPPTDSSSNLYPVNYSHPKGPTISPTSITSPANRGNRYDRPVAAPSTESSSHLSPVNHSLPKVSTISPTSITSPGTPQNGHGMPVAAPPKEFSRHLSPVNYSHPKRPAVSPAPTTPPANYGRYGMPVPVPPKDISSPLSPQNYSHKNGSFPVISPAPHEAGRPSYSIDSPFASHPQPPVQRIFHSTAPAPVVSFRQLTTRQRTGSPASAPSPQSRNPASSNPPAVLPKHNREHHAPLPYIQGPVQSPVLSPLASTSGKPRAPQLQPFHSLPPPPPRHSSPKNHAHPKKPAVSPAPATPPANYGRYGMPVPAPPKDISSPLIPKNYSHTKGSFPVISPAPHEAGRPSYSVHSPFASHPQPPIQRIFRSPAPAPVVSFRQPIGRQRTGSPSSAPPQSRNPASSNPPAVLPKHNREHHAPLPYIQGPVQSPVLSPSTSASGKPRAPQLQPFHSLPPPPPRHSSPIKHAHPKISPAPATPPANYGRYSMPVPAPPKDISSPLSPKNYSHTKGSFPVISPAPHESGRPSYPVHSPFASHPQPPVQRIFHSPAPAPVVSFHQPTARQRTGSPASAPSPQSRNPAPSHSPTVLPKHSREHHAPPPYLQGPSVSQVPFHSAGPIQSPVLSPSASASGKPRASQLQPFHSLPPPPPNQDCTTPLSCPEPFTSSPPGSSCACVMPIRVGLRLSIALFTFFPLVSELAQEIASGVFMKQSQVRIMGANATTEEYDKTIVLIDLVPLGGKFDSTTAFSVYEKFWDKQVFINPSFFGDYDVLYVIYPGLPPSPPMAPGSDNGAYGNDNNRTIHPLAADVRKQKQKQNGTVIAIIVLSAVIALVLCAGAAWVFLLKHRELSHLPIITPQMSLPPFSKASVAGGVPTRPGSRPGSASASFNSSIATCAGSAKTFSLAEMERATSKFNDSRIIGEGGFGRVYEGTLEDTRRVAIKVLKRDDQQGSREFLAEVEMLSRLHHRNLVKLIGICTEEHIRCLVYELVPNGSVESHLYGADKQSAPLDWNARLKIALGAARGLAYLHEDSSPRVIHRDFKASNILLEDDLTPKVSDFGLARTALDEGNGHISTRVMGTFGYVAPEYAMTGHLLVKSDVYSYGVVLLELLTGRKPVDMLRPPGQENLVTWARPLLTSKDGLETIVDPSLGTIPFDRVAKVAAIASMCVQPEVDQRPFMGEVVQALKLVCNEGNEYRGSGSFSQEEISTQDTEERISTVLDLELERVISASDIFSTSARFTRDVSGSFRRYSRSGPLRTSRSWQSWHRARGLSSGSASERRKVGTGLENGD, encoded by the exons ATGCCGGTTGCTGTACCTCCAACAGATTCATCCAGCAATTTATACCCTGTAAACTATTCACATCCAAAAg GGCCTACTATTTCTCCAACATCAATCACTTCTCCAGCCAACCGTGGGAATAGGTATGACAGGCCAGTTGCTGCACCGTCAACAGAATCATCCAGCCATTTGTCCCCTGTAAATCATTCACTCCCcaaag TGTCTACTATTTCTCCTACATCAATTACTTCTCCTGGAACCCCTCAGAATGGGCATGGCATGCCGGTTGCTGCACCTCCAAAGGAATTTTCTAGACATTTGTCCCCTGTAAACTATTCACAtccaaaaa GGCCTGCTGTTTCTCCAGCACCCACCACACCTCCTGCTAACTATGGGAGATATGGCATGCCAGTTCCTGTACCGCCAAAAGATATATCCAGCCCTTTATCCCCCCAAAATTATTCGCACAAAAATG GCTCTTTTCCTGTTATAAGCCCTGCTCCACATGAGGCTGGTAGACCCTCATATTCAATAGATTCTCCTTTCGCTTCACATCCCCAACCTCCAGTGCAAAGAATATTTCACAGCACTGCACCAGCACCTGTAGTTTCATTTCGCCAGCTGACAACTAGGCAAAGAACCGGAAGCCCTGCATCTGCTCCTTCTCCACAATCCCGTAATCCAG CTTCTTCAAATCCTCCAGCAGTACTCCCAAAGCATAATAGAGAGCATCATGCTCCACTACCCTATATCCAAG GGCCTGTCCAATCTCCTGTACTTTCTCCTTTGGCATCTACCTCAGGAAAGCCACGGGCACCACAACTTCAACCTTTCCATTCATTACCACCTCCACCGCCTAGACATTCATCCCCTAAAAACCATGCACATCCAAAAA AGCCTGCTGTTTCTCCAGCACCCGCGACACCTCCTGCCAACTATGGGAGATATGGCATGCCAGTTCCTGCACCACCAAAAGATATATCCAGTCCTTTAATCCCCAAAAATTATTCGCACACAAAAG GCTCTTTTCCTGTTATAAGCCCTGCTCCACATGAGGCTGGTAGACCCTCATATTCAGTACATTCTCCTTTCGCTTCACATCCCCAACCTCCAATACAAAGAATATTTCGCAGCCCTGCACCAGCACCTGTAGTTTCATTTCGCCAGCCGATAGGTAGGCAAAGAACCGGAAGCCCTTCATCTGCTCCTCCACAATCCCGTAATCCAG CTTCTTCAAATCCTCCAGCAGTACTCCCAAAGCATAATCGAGAGCATCATGCTCCACTACCCTATATTCAAG GGCCTGTTCAATCTCCTGTACTTTCTCCTTCGACATCTGCCTCAGGAAAGCCACGAGCACCACAGCTTCAACCTTTCCATTCATTACCACCTCCACCGCCTAGACATTCATCCCCTATAAAGCATGCACATCCAAAAA TTTCTCCAGCACCCGCCACACCTCCTGCCAACTATGGGAGATATAGCATGCCAGTTCCTGCACCACCAAAAGATATATCCAGTCCTTTATCCCCCAAAAATTATTCGCACACAAAAG GCTCTTTTCCTGTTATAAGCCCTGCTCCACATGAGTCTGGTAGACCCTCATATCCAGTACATTCTCCTTTCGCTTCACATCCCCAACCTCCAGTACAAAGAATATTTCACAGCCCTGCACCAGCACCTGTAGTTTCATTTCACCAGCCAACGGCTAGGCAAAGAACTGGAAGCCCTGCATCTGCTCCTTCTCCACAATCCCGTAATCCAG CTCCTTCACATTCTCCAACAGTACTCCCAAAGCATAGTCGAGAGCATCATGCTCCACCACCTTATCTTCAAG gcCCTTCAGTTTCCCAAGTTCCTTTTCATTCAGCAG GGCCTATTCAATCTCCTGTACTTTCTCCTTCTGCGTCTGCCTCTGGAAAGCCAAGGGCATCACAACTTCAACCTTTCCATTCATTACCACCTCCACCACCTAATCAAG ACTGTACAACCCCGTTATCTTGCCCAGAGCCTTTTACAAGTAGCCCTCCAGGATCATCATGTGCTTGTGTGATGCCGATAAGAGTTGGACTTCGTCTAAGCATTGCACTATTCACATTCTTCCCTTTAGTCTCTGAGCTTGCCCAAGAAATTGCATCTGGGGTTTTCATGAAACAAAGTCAGGTCCGCATCATGGGAGCAAATGCTACGACTGAGGAATATGACAAAACTATTGTGCTCATTGACCTGGTGCCTCTCGGAGGCAAATTCGATAGCACTACAGCATTTTCAGTCTATGAGAAGTTCTGGGACAAGCAGGTTTTCATAAACCCCTCATTTTTTGGGGATTATGATGTATTATATGTTATCTATCCAG GGCTTCCTCCATCACCACCTATGGCACCTGGAAGTGATAATGGGGCTTATGGTAATGACAATAATAGGACGATACATCCTCTTGCAGCTGATGTCAGAAAGCAAAAGCAAAAACAAAATGGCACTGTGATAGCTATCATAGTTCTTTCAGCTGTTATAGCATTGGTATTATGTGCTGGAGCGGCATGGGTTTTCTTGTTGAAACATAGAGAACTTTCTCATTTGCCAATAATAACCCCACAGATGTCACTACCTCCATTTTCAAAGGCATCAG TTGCAGGGGGTGTACCTACAAGACCTGGAAGTAGGCCCGGTTCTGCCTCAGCATCCTTCAACTCTAGCATTGCAACATGTGCAGGATCAGCAAAAACATTCAGCCTAGCTGAGATGGAAAGAGCTACAAGCAAATTTAATGATTCAAGAATTATTGGTGAAGGTGGTTTCGGACGCGTGTATGAAGGTACTCTTGAAGATACAAGAAGAGTGGCCATCAAGGTGCTCAAGAGAGATGATCAGCAGGGTAGCCGAGAATTCTTGGCCGAGGTTGAGATGCTGAGCCGCTTGCATCACAGAAACTTGGTAAAGTTGATTGGTATATGCACAGAGGAGCATATCCGCTGTCTGGTCTATGAACTTGTTCCAAATGGTAGCGTGGAATCTCATCTTTATG GAGCAGACAAGCAAAGTGCTCCACTTGATTGGAATGCCAGGCTGAAGATTGCGCTTGGTGCTGCTCGAGGTCTAGCATATCTGCATGAAGATTCAAGCCCTCGTGTCATACATCGTGATTTCAAAGCCAGCAACATCTTGTTGGAAGACGACCTCACTCCCAAAGTGTCTGATTTTGGCCTGGCCAGAACAGCTCTAGATGAGGGAAATGGGCACATTTCAACACGCGTCATGGGAACTTTCGG ttatgtAGCTCCAGAATATGCAATGACGGGGCATCTCCTTGTCAAGAGCGATGTTTACAGCTATGGTGTTGTCCTCCTCGAGCTCCTAACAGGAAGGAAGCCAGTGGACATGCTGCGACCTCCAGGGCAAGAAAATTTAGTGACATGGGCTCGTCCACTTCTTACTAGTAAGGATGGATTGGAGACTATCGTAGATCCATCTCTTGGCACCATTCCATTTGATAGAGTCGCAAAGGTAGCAGCCATTGCTTCAATGTGCGTTCAGCCTGAAGTAGATCAGCGTCCATTTATGGGCGAGGTAGTTCAAGCCTTAAAATTGGTCTGCAATGAGGGCAATGAATATAGAGGATCAGGAAGCTTCAGCCAGGAGGAGATATCTACACAGGATACAGAAGAAAGGATCAGTACAGTGTTGGATCTGGAGCTGGAGAGGGTGATATCAGCATCCGATATATTCAGTACTTCAGCGAGGTTTACAAGGGATGTTTCTGGATCTTTCCGGAGGTATTCAAGGTCGGGCCCTCTTAGAACAAGTAGAAGCTGGCAATCTTGGCATAGAGCGAGAGGCTTGTCATCAGGAAGTGCAAGCGAGCGTAGGAAAGTTGGCACAGGTTTGGAGAATGGTGATTAG